Part of the Uloborus diversus isolate 005 chromosome 9, Udiv.v.3.1, whole genome shotgun sequence genome is shown below.
TATAACTGATGAGAAAACTCGATGAggaaattactcttttttttttttttttttttggcaccttttagcccctgtcAACCCTGCTTAGGGACCGGAAAGAGGTAGACatccttactttaacgttttatttacagcttttactcttcatataTGACAACAGTTTCCGGACACTCGCTaaggggtaaattatctccctctttGAAAACCTTTTATCGCCTGACAACCCTCATTTGGGACCCGAAAAATATAGGCAACCTCACTTaacgttttatttccatctttcattcttcatttatgataacaattttccgAAACTCGAAAAGGGTAAATTGCTCATTTTTAGGAACTTTTCAACccttggcaaccctgattagttcacgtgaaacaGGTAGAAATTCTAACTTTCGAGTTTTATTTACAACTGTTACTCTTCATCTATAGTACCAATTTctggaaactcaatgagggtaggtcaagcctagtgggatcttagattatgtggccatggttgcattaatgcttctgAGTTTTCTTAGTGACTCAGGAATCAATTACATTAATCTTACGGAACTTCCCTTGAACGTTCCAAAAtggctttaaccggggagatttccaaattcttcagaaagattcaaggatatTTTAAGGAATGTTACTGACTAACAACGAAAACGGTTTCTGGTTTTGGAAAGAaattttactggcagaaattgggcacattagctgcccattattttccaggaacgtttttgaatcgtttttgcagtaaattccttgaaaacaaaatgaaaataattaatgaatttgaAACGGATATGACTGAAATTTGGACAACTGTAGGTGCTATGGCAACTTTAGGATTGAGATTACATGTGTTGGATAGAGGAGCTGGTTCGCGTCAAACAGATGCCAATTGGCAACCTGATAGGTGGTAAGACAGTCGCTAATTGAATTTTTTGTATCATCGAAAGGAACAAGATCATTATTATCTGGATATTTACAGCTTTAGTAGCTGAAATAGCTGCTTCATTTCCTGCAATGCCACCGTGGCCAAGGATCCAGCAAAAGCGAACTTGGAAATTATCTTGTTTGAGATTATTATAAAATAAGTAGGAATGTATCACTAAATGTCTGCTATTTttgttgcagtgagtgatggctttcaccgaactctttgagtcagtgtagaTCACCCCCTTCTTATTACTTTAAGAGGACAGTTATTGTAGTGCTATTAAAAGGGCTTTGATTTCAGACGTAATGACAGaacaagaaatatttaaattttgcgaATTATTATGCTCATCAATAATTGCAAGTCAGCCGAAGTGATCGCTTGATTTTGATCCGTCTGTAAAAACTgccttatattattaatatttgttttttaacttcaaaatagaTTTGCTGATTAACCGTATCAACcgtaatatatttttgaaatttctcaaattcACGAAGAGCTGAGCTGCTGATTTTTCTCCATAGTCCAATAGATGTACTGTAATTACATTGAAATTTAGAAGATGGAGCTCAGTTAGCACCTGTCGCATTCGGATGACAAAATAAACTGAAGTATGATGACTTTAAGAGATAGTTCTTTTAGGAATCGCAATTCAGTTGTTGgcgatttcatattttttagaatagCAAGGTCGTTAAagtacattaatttaaaattcgtaaaaaaaaaaaaaaaaaaaaactcaattgctTCACATTTTCGAGCCCAAGTAGgagaattaattttaaatcattgtcgTGTAAGATATTTTCACAACTGCATTGACGCaatatacactggcctcaaaaagttaaggtacaacatatTTTCGAagctcagcattaaaaaaaatgacagtaacaataaaatgaataatttgcatgaatgataataacgaactttaaaataatttataaaaactcgaGAGGTGTCActcttattttataaaaaagaacatatctttatgagtgagaaaaaaatatgaaaatatcaagttttcatacttttgtgtgtaagttgtgttgattttcaactgttgttggcagtttcggttaCAATAGTcgatagagtttagaaaatgccTCAGAGACGTCGTTTGCCTGACTCTTTAAGGTGGCGGGCAATTGGATTGTCTCGGGCTGATGCTGCTggacgtctcaatgtgtctcgtagtgttgttcagcgacCTTGGGATCAGTACCAATCAGAGGATCATGTGTCCAGAAAACCTGTTCcaggccgaccacgagctacaacacctgtaGAAGACCGTTTTCGTGTTCTTTCGGTtcgaaggagaagaaccactactgtgccACAGCTCGTTGCCGACCACTCTGTAGCATCAGGAAGAGGAATCTCTGCTACTACGatgcgaaatcgtcttcacaatgcaggtctctatgctAGACGTCCAGTTGTGTGTGTTCCGCTCAACGGACCACAGCGAAGGATCCGCTTATtctgggcaagagaacatgtttcctggacccagcagcaatgatcttctgtgctgttcacagacgagttcagatttacattggagagtgattcagggcgtctactTATCTGGCGGGAACagcgcactagataccatcaatcccacactgttgaaaggcacagttatagagatgatggaatcatggtttgggccGGGATCTCGGTCGGTGGTCACACTGAcatgcatgtgttccatggaagAACTTTtactggtctgagatatcgggatgagatccttgatttatatgtccgcccatatgctggtcttattggtaatgacttcattctgatggatggtaatgcacaggggcgtagctaaggggggggttttggggacaaaccccccccgaaaagttagtctcaaaaaaaaaagagaaaaagaagagagaagagaaagaaaaaaaaagaagaaaaggaaaaaattccaagcgattatacatatatatatatatatatatatatatatatatatatatatatatatatatatatatatatatataaaagaagtaaccccccccccccccccgaaagtcgggtctagctacgccactggtaatgcacgacctcaccgatctcggattgttgaggagtatcttgaggaccatggtttggaacgaatggaatgGATAGCTCGATCTCTTTTCCGgaatccgatagaacatctttggaattaccttggcagacaggttgctgctttaaaATCCTCCTCCAATGTCGTTACATGAACTGGAACAAGGTTTACTCTGTGTCTCATCTTCGCTTCGTATTCCGATGTctgacaacttaataaacagcaagGAAAACCGATGCCGCCAATGCATTCAACTTAGGGGGGACGCATTCCTTATTAAATccattttgtattgtttctatgacattttactgcATAgcactgtgatgttctgttttcttcaagaatggacttttccgcaaagattgcttttttgttaaaaatcgtttttgcaatacacttatacaaatttctatgacgcattaaacaaaaaactatttagtGCACACATTCtccaaatgttttgtttttacattcattcatttgcaaactAAACGCAAAAAtccggttgtaccttaactttttgaggccagtgtacactaaaaaaattccgaaacgttactgagtatttccgtgcaacgtttcaggatttcaatggtttttatccacttcctggaaaaatcaagtatcattgtcaaaaagtttcctgaattgcttcaagttgcaagAATGCAGTCATCTCactgtagtgaaaaatatttttagctcccagtttaaaaattacctGGGTGtacttataaagtgtatcggcttcaattcggTTACGggccgtccatgctaattaagctcccaaagggagcaaatagtTATGGACGAAGTTGCCTTGCGAGAACTGCAGGCGAGTACAATTTGCGATACTTGCTTGTAATTTTGGCTTTGGCAATGTTCTGCAATGCTGCTGATGGGTCAGGAAGGTGCCAGGCTattatattattttctaaaatttcgaAACACGACTGGTTTCaatcgggaagatttctggacTTTTAAGGAAGTTTCCGGGGTAATTTCAGGaatattactgaattttagcggaaaacttttcTGGTTTTCGTAAAATATCTTACTGGCAAACATTGAGCACATCAgcagcccattatttttcaggaacgtttctgaatagtttttacagtgtatttgtGGGCAATTATATCATGTGAGGAAAAAACGTTGGATTGTGAAATGTTCTAATGAATTCAAAACATGTCATAGTAATGTGAAACCATTGCAGAAGTTAAGTCTGACCCGTTCAAGTTGACTTCAAGATTGTTTCTAGGTATTGGCACTGCTGATCACCCTGATCACTGAGGTAGTATAAGAGCTAACTAGTAAACTAACTAGGACTATTGGCTAAGCGTTTGTAATTTGAAAGtgtctttcaaaacaaattttcgttCATTAGGTTTTTTGTATTTTAGACTGGAAAAGTGTGTCGCTTTGAGAAAAAATCAGATtcgtggtttttattttttttcaataaaagcatcTGACAtatgcttcggtcactcgtttggtctgctaattctatattagctaccagtttgtttcgcactcttggcttccttaagaggtttttccatctccagctcagtcactttcctatgccgggctgatgagtgctaataagcacgaaactggagtcgtcggctggaaatgactgagctggcggtgtatttctgctttagccctggctaatgggcggtaatttactgaatataaagtAACTATTCACACCtcgtattttcaaaacaaaattgtttgtCAACGCGTAAGTGGTTGGATCTGGGCCCGGCTCCCGCAGAAGCGCACGGTGGGGGTTCagcccacattttttttttttttttttttttttttgagcaatcacgattgcttattgctttcatttgactgtttttggcgtcctatcattttatttccccaccgccgccctccgcaccatcaacgtcgaccggctcctcacgatgctgctcctatagcgaaagccgtctccaggttgcatccgtgttcaacacacacgcgcatacatacacacgcacacacacacatacacatacacctacacacacatacatacagacacctacacatacacacacaaaaacatacatacacatccacacaactacccacacattcatgcttgcacaaagacacaaacacatatgcctacaccgcacatacacataccccccgccctacacacacattcatacacacaactacccacacacttatacttgcacacagacacaaacacatatgcctacacacacatacacataccccccgccCTACActcacattcatacacacaactacccacacacttatgccagcacacagacacaaacacacatacccctcaaacacaaacacacatgcctacatacacacactcgtgattgcgaaaaacataatttgaattcaagatgtcaaaattcaatttttctttttttttttttttaaatatgggtTACATCGCAGcagtcggaaaaaaaaagaatggaatttGAGTGAAAGCCTTAAAATGATAcgcttttatgtatttttcatagATAGGATccactgcaaaaaataatgtcCCTTAATAAAGTATATTTTACGATGCAAAACCAGTGATACTGCGAGGGGGTAGGGGGTCAACACTTTCTCAGAACCATTGTTATTAACGTGTATTGTCAATCCTAATACGAtcgtttatatacgtataaggATTGTCATGGAAAAAGCATTGTAAATTTCATGATTTCTCAGTTCAGTGCAGTTCAGTTTTTCAACacaggatttaaatttcaaataattttagatgaatgtAGAGGTCCAAACGGACTTTTTCCAAGCCAACATAGATGCGACGAATTCATCCTTTGCACCAACAACAAACCTAAAGTCCAGCGATGCAAGAAAGGGCTCTACTTCGACGCCAATCTGCAAGTCTGCAACTACAAGGATCAAGTCCTCTGCAGCTTACGTAAGGACACTCTTTAAATGTattcaaaacaatatttaaaaaatccacaaaaattgctcaatttttgacattaaaagaTAACTTTGAACCACTGCGTTAATTTTGGACaacttcatatgaggcagtgagaaacaaagggatgtaagtggaagtcttaaagtttcgagtaaatcccgtttaaagttccagtcctaggtaggcttttattgaaaaaaatttccaaatcatgctatatagcagcGCATACTAGGGCTACTGGTACTATCGCCAGGACCCGATTAACATCTGAAGTTAGGGGAAGCTAAGTCTCATTTCAGGGCTCCCATCTTTTATTTTCAGTGTATATTTTCTAAACATGTTTTTGCATATTGAAACAAAACTCACTAATGCTATGtgtattatttccaaaaatggCCAAGCAGACTTCCAAATAAagtttattccccccccccccccggcgtgTTGAACTTTTGTACACTACTTATTTTTACTCCCGTTCGCAGCAGATAAGTTGGTGTTTCAGAttcatcacttcataaaatttaTCAAGTGTCATAAAAGTATATGGTAGCACATTGGGGCAAATTCCACAGATGAAAACAGCTTATTACCTTATTTTATGATCTGTGTcctcactttttaaaattcttccaaaatCTTTATTCAACAAGTTCCAaggtttaaatacattaaaaaatacgttCAAAAACAGAAACTGAGAATTTTAAGTCACTTTTGGGTCTTCTGTTAATTTTGAGGGCAAGCTCAAGCTTTCTGAGCCTTTtgagtaatcaggccctgacgaTAGCTTGTttcaaaacagaggagagattATCCTATCGTTTGCActggttatctgcaaatttttacttttgccacttacatccctttgctgctcactgcctcatattttttagttatttgacTTCACTTCAAAGAGAATAGGAGACCCAACTTGCTCTGTTAGCAAGGTTTTGGTATCAGatctccaatttttaaaatacaaagtttGCTGATTGTGTAATTCAATGATTCTGAAGTTGTTGGttgaaaactacttttgaatgTGGATTTCAAGTTGTTGAAATTGCTCTTTGTCTACATTGTAATATTCTGTGCAACAAAAAAGTAATATAAATCTTGTCATGCTACGAAACCAAAGTGGAGagcttttaaacatttagatATTCACTCAGTATAAATTTACAAAACAAAGAGTCAtttcaaaatgttcaattttCTATGTCATTTTCTTCTTGTTTAGTCATACATTATATTGcccttttcttatattttttagcTGGCGgtggaaaaaaaggaaacaagaaaaaaggtaataaaaaaagcaaaaaacaatatAGGGCTGATGAtgacgatgatgatgatgaaagtGATCACAAAAGTAGCAAAAAACAGTATAGAAATaacgatgatgatgatgacgatGAACCTCCTAAAAAACGAGGTACATCAGTACGCGATGCGCATAAGGAACTCGCTGTTGCAAGCGTGAGATCGGTTTGTCCAAAATCAAGAGGTTTATTTGCCCATGCAGAGTCCTGCGCCAAGTTTTATCAGTGCTATGATGGTGAAGTTTTGGTTAAAAGTTGCCCAGATGGTTTGCTATTTGACGCAAGTGCCCACATGTGTGCCCATGGGCGCGATGTTGATTGTAGATCTAGAAAAGTATACAGGCATCTAGATTTTAAATAAGTAATGGACGCAATATTGCTACTTTAATCTGTTGATGTACTGATATATGTGTACCCATGGACGCGATGAAAATTGTAGATCTAGAAAAGTATACAGGCTTCTAGATTTTAAATAAGTAATGTACGCGATATTACTGCTTTAATCTCTTGATGTGCCGATATATGTGTGCCCATGGGTGCGATGAAAATTATAGATTTAGAAAAGTACACAGgcatttagattttaaataagTAATGTACGCCATACTGCTATTTTAATCTCTTGGTGCATGTGTGCCCAATAGATGCATATGTGCCCACAGGCgcgatgaaaattgtagacctagAAAAATATACAGGCATCTAGATTTTAAATAAGTAATGTACGCGATGTAGATAGTTCAATCTCCATTTATGTGTTGGCGTAAAATACTTCATAATGAACGTTGTATAGGAAGGTGCGGAAGAATCCTAATTTTCTTTGAATCACATGTAATATCACTGACGAGAGATCAAttctgattttaaataaatattgcacgCAATGTTACTAGTTCAACCTCCATTTAAGGGAAGTGCAATATTTTGTAAATTGTTCCATATAAGGAAGATAGTTTGGGAAGGTACAGAGGAATAtcgcttttcctttttttttttttttttttgttatatgattgattttgaatttaaaaactcaaaatctTCGCATCGTTTTGAAAACTCACGATACTATTCCGTTACAGATGCGACACTTGCTCGGAAACTTGTTTGCTTTctatcatgggcgcccatatgcaaaattgtaaggatggactcagatattttaaccatggtttagcaggatattttccccatggaaacagatttcagggcagattagagtcattaaaatttgacatttttaattacttattcattgatggctggagaacaaatatttttacatttttgcaaagaaaaaagtattaaaagcaaggaaattctactTTCTGAGggagggctcgagcccccccccccttgccccctatatggacgcccttgcTTTCTATCTtggtaaaaattggaaaatagcgGTTACACTACCGCCATGTTtgctgcgcttttttttttctttcttctaactTTCGGTGGGGTGTTATTGTTTTCCCTCAAATTCGTAGCTTCGTAACTTTCTGTATGTGTTACTGTTCCCACTCGCATTCATAGCTTCGTAATTTTCTTTTGGGTATTATTATTTTCACTCAAATTCGTCACTTCCTAACTTTCTGTATGTGTTATTGTTCCCACTCATATTCATAGCTTTCTAACTTTCTACGGGTATCACTGCTCATACTCAAATTCAGAGATTTCATTACTCACatagtaaaaacgattcagaaacgttccgggaaaacaatgggcagctgatgtgcccaatttctgccagtaacagatCTTGCAAAAAAGCAGGAAtattttctgctaaaagtcagtgaccttcctgaaatcatctttAAATCTACAGAAATATCTCCTGTTAAAACCAGTCATATTTCGTAGGTTTGCATTATTGCAACTAGGGCCAACGGTACGACAGAATTGCGGGCACCAAGCAtctcgcttgcaattcttgcaaagccgCGGAATCCAGAGCCTTATGCGCTCTTATTGGGATCATAGGCAATCTGGATTTACGGAAATTGCTTCGAAGCCGATACACTGaataaatacgcttagttaatctttaaactggtagctaaacatatttttttctaacattgagaagtctgtattcgtgcaacttgaattaattcaggaaactttctgacaaaaatacttaattttcacaGAAAATTGGTGAAAACCTGTGAGATCCCAAAGCGTTTCATAGAAgttaccagtaacgtttcggaattttttacagtgaaatataAGCATAATTTCTTGTATTTATTACAAAGTTTTCTTTATGCCGCACTGCTACTTTATGACAGTCCTTAAGCTTCATTTCCACATTACTTCGACTATTGAAAATATACAATAATATTCCAAGGTTTGCCTTAGGAAAGGAAGAAGCAATTCCTTCTGTTGATTCgtggtatcttttttttttaatattttttgtttacatcATTACgttccttttcttatttttttatttccaatgctACTAACTAGCACTGATTTTTCGTCTTTCACTTCAAATCGCTGCTATTGCTCTCTTTCattcagtaatttttcatcctcacactgtaaaaatattccgaaacgttactggttatttccgtggaacgtctcggaaTTTCGcatgttttcacctatttccccgtaaaaacaagtatcttcacaaaaaagtttcctgaatcgctacaagttgcacgcgtgcagaatttcactgttgtggaaaatatttttaacaaccagtttaaagattgaatgagcgtgtttattatgTGTATCGGCCCAACGTTGCTTATGGCTtatccaggttgactaagctcctaatgagAGCGAACAAGTCAATGGATAGCCACAGTCTTGCGAGGCAGGAGTTGCAGGCAAAAGATATGGTTGACTCCTTCTTGCATAGccttggccgtggtcgctctgatttttattgagccttcttggtaaatcaagaaggttctaatcaataacactaaacctacttaatctttctagaaggttctaaagatatgactggctttaacaggagaggtttcgcatttcttcagaaagtttcaaggttaatttcagaaaggttactacatttagaggaaaacgttcctgatttttccaagatatgctactggaagaaattgggcacattagctgcctattattttccaggaacgtttctgaatcgtttttacactgCATTGTGACTGACACTGGCCTCAGTTTCCCTTATCTTACGCACTAATATCTATATTATAAAACTTTGCCCTTTTTACTGCTTTTttcttcaatggggttgtttctatcagtcaaaagtgctacatttagtcactgatattgatagaatgagaaaaaaaaataataacatggagcgaggtaAATCTTTTATTTGcaaaacgcttaatttttaattaatattttaatcgtCCGATTTTTTGAACAAGGcttggtcttcatgacgtcacaaatgtaCTTAGGCGCTACTCCACTGGttcgctgaatgtttacgcttgctgtctaccgtgtttccaggttatgataattcagaagcgaattaaatattgcgttctacgcttgctatcaaccgtatcattgtcagtacatgtgagtaaacaagcgaattaaatattgtgctctgcgctaaTCGCATcagtgagtggcatttcatcacgtgatgtcatgtacagaagcgtaaaaaagaatattgaatctgtgcaccgattaaaataattttgtcaaattattttaaaaatggtcaaatcacgtgtttttaagcatgctctttcagaaaaaaaatacttttaaaatttcggaaacgaccccattattgtgAGTTACTTCTGCCACTTTGCAACCATTTGGTTTACTTCAAAAAGTTTTCCAATTGCATTTAAGAAAGTGGTGCCCAAACTTTTTCTACCCGAGGGCCGCCcatcatattaaaatgattctcacGGGCCAGAATGcgtgaatgttttcaaaatattgaacatttttctAATAACATGGATAAatgtggaaaaggaaagaaaattataaatcaataataatgcatttttcattaaatgcatCTGATTTTCacaaaccaatttctgaatagtTGAAtctaaatttgtaacattgtcattttgagttctttttttatttgtaacattaaaaaaacaatgggCCACTCAGATCAGCTTTGCTGAGCACCACTGATTTTAGCGAGTTGAGATCATATTTATTaacttgtattttattttatccttttttttatcGTACTCCCATTTGCACACTACTATCACTCACATCATAATATTTTCACTCTTGATCAAAGTCCGTTAATTATCAACATTATGTCGCCATATtgatttaaggtttttttttttttttttttttttttttgcaaaataaatatgcTTATAATTTCTCTAGTGAGAAATTTATGCTTAATGTAAAATATGATACCATTGTTCATAACACAAAGTATTGCAAATCAACTCGTAATATCCTCCTTTATTTACGTTGCTCAATTTTCACCGTTCGAGATTCTTTGAATCATTCGTACATCTTAATTTGTTGTCATCATCGCTAAAAAAGATctactcatttcttttgcattagcATCATCATTCTGACTTAACATTCATACAACAATAAAAAGGCTTTAGTTAAATCTCTTACTCATTAACATCAACTCTTGTCTCCCTATTACTCATTTTTCTGTTAAACTACTCTCAAATAATTTTCTTGTTGAATCAGAAATTTGATTTAATATCACTCTTTACCGTTATCAGCGCTGTCATCGCCTTTACTTACATAAAAtacagggtgatccaaaagtcagaaccaactttgaaaatgaataattcgaaaacgaatgaagattttttaaaaatgcggcTTGCCCGGAACGAATTGAAAAGAAGCAGGGTTTTGTAGagcatcgaatcaaaaatagttctgttttttATCACCAGATGATGTTATAGCTTTTTATTTCTCCATAATTCTTataaatcgcccgtcaaggtataacgggtgaaaattgcttctacatttttctCAACGAtgcaactgcctgtttggtgatattttgatagttgaaattttaactccagTTTTAACTCCAGTgcatgaaccctaaactccagtagataacgttcattgttgaccgcgtttcgtttcttcattctcctaaaatgagtcttaccagtaacacagttaagttaccggatccagttcagcactgtcaaaataaagcatttcccttaatgtcaaacatcaccaaaaaatattatgaaattatcatgacgtggcgcaagcttcattgttgatgacgtcagtgttactcgatcattcactATTATATCTATATGGGGAGAGTTTAATTAAATGAGCTTTCTCAACTATGGACAGCATTTCAATAGATATTCACTTTGACTACCATTACCTGCTGCCGTTTCTCCTTTTTATATCGTTTGTTGCTTTGCATGATCCTGGATCAGAAATCcggcagcgccatctattggtcACCAACAGAACTACTTTTGGTTCGTTGCCAGACAAAATCCGGC
Proteins encoded:
- the LOC129230205 gene encoding chondroitin proteoglycan 2-like, translated to MVSLDTTGCLKGVIASTKAKKDYDDHDNDHDDHDDDGQPNYCPKDNGMFPNPTDCSTFYNCVDGTAIAMSCAPGLLFDPEKKMCNFPDQVKCSNECRGPNGLFPSQHRCDEFILCTNNKPKVQRCKKGLYFDANLQVCNYKDQVLCSLHKLVFQIHHFIKFIKCHKSIWADDDDDDDESDHKSSKKQYRNNDDDDDDEPPKKRGTSVRDAHKELAVASVRSVCPKSRGLFAHAESCAKFYQCYDGEVLVKSCPDGLLFDASAHMCAHGRDVDCRSRKVYRHLDFK